In the Maniola hyperantus chromosome 13, iAphHyp1.2, whole genome shotgun sequence genome, gtaatagtcttgaactagttacaattttaaatagagagtgagcgatctgtacttgtttaatatattatctttggctaCGGTGAGGTAAAAAGGAAATAGGGCTACTTGCGTGAAATGCTTAGTTAAATCTAGTCAAATGTTCTAACATTTGAGGCCTGCCAGTGATGTAGAAGCCTCAATGATTTGTTGAAGTTCCCTAACCGTTGTGAACTGTGGTTATGGTCATTCAAATATGACACTGTTTCAAATATGACACGCCACCCTTGTCTCTTtggtcccaagtccgttgcgcgtgcggtgcggtgcacGACGTTGTAACGCATCGTGTCGTCGTGTCGTGGTAAcgcatggtacagcgatttctatctaggatgacgcagcggcaccgatCAGGCGCTGCACCGGCAACGCAACGCGTCGTGTGGTTTACTTTTACGACGATCACGCcttcatccgatccgagtctgtGAAAATAGGCTTTGAAGTtatcatagaactatttgtatggtagcttatgacatatgacataaatatttttcatatccatattttcacgtgagatgagtgcgtgatcgctctcaCTATATGTAACGttgcatctagtggaacatttacaTGGCTGTTGACACCCCTTTGGTTGGAAGCCTGCGATACGTTCAGCtacgatacgatacgatatCACGTCCAGATACGATAGCTTCGCTAACGGTGGCTTACGCAGTTACAGATGGCCAACCTGATGGCGCGCGCGCCCGCCGCGCACATGGCGTCGGAGCGCGGTGTGACGTGGCACACGCCCACGCCGCCGCCGCACCTTTACCACGTGCCTGCGCCCTCGCCGCCCGCCATCGACCCCTTGCAGGTCAGTCCTTGCAGGggataatttgtagggagtcaagaaggcgccccaggaaaatgccaagagcaagtaccgaacgggcgccttcccgcgtttcggcccatataaccgagaggttggtggggccatgggaggtggagggttgtcccagtcCTTGCAGGACTTAACTCTATACAACAGTTTCAGATTATCGGTTTCTTTGCGTGGTTTTGTACGCACGTATACGCGtggcgtttttattttttactagttgATCCCcgtgactttgttcgcgtggatttaggtttttaaaaatcccatgggaactcttttattttccgggatcaaaagtagcgtatgtccttccccaggatgtaagctaattctgtaccaaatttcttcaaaatcagttaaactgttgggccgtgaaaagctagccgacagacagacacgctttcgcatttataatattagtatggatttctaggattccgtacccgaagggtgccgacgggactctattactaaactccgctgtccgtccgtcttattaaaaaagttttgtttcttgtgcgatggtatggaacccttcttgtgcgagtccaacttgaccatttttttaaaaatttagtagttagcccttgactgcaatctcaccgtCACGTAAAtgacgatacagtctaagatggaagaggtatggcagtttcataaACCCATTatacccctgatcggtttctacatggcatagtaccagaacgcttaatcgcttggcagcacagattcccaaattgcccctgccaggaatcaaacccgggaccttccacttataagaccacagcgcttaccactgcgccaaggacgTCTATATTTACAACACGCACATCTCGTAAAGTTGTTCTATTTCACGAAAACCATTTTATGTTGTGTTctatacattgctgcttcactgagatatataagtcccgcaaattgctattgcgctggaaccatgtgtcattaacatcgaaatgacgtcagccgaaataaaaatataccatcatctcgaaacttagtactattatattattctgtgctttAGTCTAGTGcggacgtcactaaaatggtggccacgcgaaTTAACAATTTGTGGGGCTTATACTACAATCGGGACTTGTACTAAATCTTTTCTCGCTGATTGTCTGTACTGACAAGTCAGTACATTACTATGACGCATTACTGAATAATGCTGAGTGCTGACCAGTCCGCAGTGACGATCGACAACACTGAGCTATGCGTGTATGCCTTTAGCAAGACTATGAAGGGTTAAGCAGGCTACTCACACACCTGCCACAGGGGCAATCTAAGAATTTGACCCTAAAATCTGAATTTCCTTCTTAGGTGTTCTGTGTATAGGCAAGCATGCGCAATTTCCTAGATTGTCCCTACGGTACTATGAAGCGTTACTCACACAGGGGCTATCTAAGAATTTGACCCTGAAATATAAATTACCTCCTTAGTCCTTACACAACTGTATAAGCAAGCATGGGCAATTTCCTAGATTGCGGTTTTCCCAGGCTGTGGGTTGTGCGCGTGTTTTCGAGAGTTTGCATTTTAAATAGcgtaaattgtataaaaaattagactttagtGATATTTGTAGTAACTAGGTATTAAATTCATTCATTTTACTAAAGtaagttagtacctactacctaggtactgccagtctgtcagtcagtcagtaggtTAGTCTGttagtctgtttgtctgtctgtctgtcaatctgttgtcagtctgtctgtctgtcagtctgtctgtctatcagtctCTCAGTCTGTCatacagtctgtctgtcagtctcagtctgtccgtccgtctgtctgtcagtcagtcagtcattctgtgtgtctgtctgtctgtcatgtcattagcaatttgcgggacttatatttagtatttttttcttttaatttttcacttgcaacaggtgacaaccctataagaataagtataaaattttGAATAGTATAGGAAGCTTCCCTtctgtagggatatctactcgtgtggccctGCCACACGGTCGTGTTTGTAGCGCGATTGGGGCAACTTCTCAATAATTTCGTTCGTTGTTTAACATGACTGTGTGTAGAGAAAAATTCTAAAACGGCCCTTCCGCCGTGCGACTTAAGAAGGCGTCCACTAGATCGGGACAGTTCGGGTCGTATGCATTTTATATCCGTTTCGCCACGGCTCTACTCGACGCAGTTtcatttaaagaatattagtcatttaatatggctatgTATAGCAGGCGGGTTTTTGCGCTGCAATGCAGCCCTGCCCGCCTGGTGGACGCTATCCTTTAGGGCTCTCTTTTTTGGAGAAGCAGTCCGTTGCACGTCGCGTGGTGCGTTGTGTGTCGCGTGATGCGTTGCGTGTCGCGTGGTGCGGCCGCCATGCGGGCCGGTGTGTGAGAGTAGCCTGCCTTATTCAACGCTAACTAGTTCCGACGATCAGCGTGAGAAGAAAGCCAGCCTCATGACGACAGTCGAGTATGTGTGATATGTAACGTGCCGGTGGTGCTACGGTAGGGTCTATTGACGTTGCAGGCGATGAAGGGTGGTGCCAACTCCGTGTTCCGGCACACGGCCACGCCGCCCGAGCTCTACCGCCACACGCCCACGCCGCCCGACAAACATCTCATGAGGTACGTAGTAGGAAAGAAGAAATTAAGgtagaaaaaaaagtttattttagaaaaaaataattaatgtatagGCCTACCGGTTAACTGAGACATGAAAAACAACCGTTGAAGTAGCTGTGCAGTGCAGTAACCTACATAACAGATACCTGATATTTACCCTTATTTCTAAATCATTATGAAGTTTACAAGCATCATCAacaataatttgaaaataataataatcggttTTAACAGTTCTGTTTGCGAAGTTTTCAAACCTTGATGAAGACAAGACTTTTCCATAACTGTTTAAAAAGGAAATGAACGAAGCACTGCTTATCCGTAGTATGTATCTGGTATTTTGCAGACATACGCCGTCTCCGGGTGACGTAAAGGCTGGTGCAGCCTTGCCTCCAACAGAACTCTATCCACATTTGGGCCCTGGAAGAGGTAAGTTTCAATATCTGACTAAAATTATAGAAATTTttgattattatattaaatttaatacaAGTATTAAACCATATTATTCTTTTCCAAGATTTTTTACTGTGACAGGTTTTGACTTGGTTGCCTACTGTTCCATCAGAGTTTGTTAAAATTCGTCACTACAAACAATTGTTTTGTTCATTGTTCTTGAGTAATTCTGTACTACAAAAACTACTGTACAAGTAATTAAATTACTCAATGCTGTTAACTAAAATTTTATACCGTTATACTTTCATCGCCAGATAAACTGATGCGTCCGGACGATTTGCTATCGTACGCTCGCGGTGGAGTCGACCTCACAGTGGGCGGACCGCGTGGTGCAAATGGTTCCCCAGCTCCGATGCACCCCACGCCGGGGGCTCCGGCCTTGTCAGTGCGAGACGCACCCACGATCAACAGTCTGATCGCTCGAGCGGCGCCGCACGCACGTCCGGCCCACGCGAGGGTTGACGCGCTACTGGAGCGCTTGTCGGCCGCGCCCGCGCCCTCCTCTCCCCACTCCGTCATAGTGCACTCTCGGGCTGCGCCCACACCCTCGCCGCCTTCCTCCAATGAGGTCAGTATTCAATACTAGCCTGATCGCTCGAGTAGCGCAGCATTCATGGCCAAAGATGTGGCACTTTACAATAGCGTCGGCCATACTGATAAAATGATCGAGAACCAAAGCAGTTTTGGTATTTTTATCAGTATGGCTGTGGCGTCGTATAACATCACCATATTATGCTCAGAAAATAACAATGTTCTACCAAACAAGTCACTTGTAAAAGTTGAGAAGAAGAAAGCTTAGCTACTATTTTCGAAGACAAACTGACATCAGAGTTAAAATTATTCCATTTCAGGATTCAACCGATTCCTGCGGGGCCCCGCCTGGCTCCAAGCGGAAAAGAAAACCAGAGCGCACAATACGCGTCCCAGTCCCCCCGCCCCTCACCCACCCACTAGCCGAAGCTCCCAAGCCCGCCACTCCGCCCCGAGTCTCACCGCACACCACCCAACCGCCTCTCGAAAACGGCGACACTACTTACGAAACCCAAAACGGACCAGAGAAACCACCTTCACCCCCGCCAGAGCCGCACGCGCGGAGAAAAACCCGCTCCGGCTCCGCGGAGACCATAGACGATATCGCCGCGATGATCGCCAGCACCACAGATCATAGAGACACCGCAGTAGATCCTACCCCCGCCCCAGAACCAGAAGCCACAGTCACAGTCGACAAGCTAAAAAGTGTTCTGGCCAGCCCTGAACCAGAACCGAGATCCCCGATTCCACTAAAACCTGAAAACTCCCCGCCCCAGGCAGAGCCCAAGCAAGAATCGCCAAAACAAAATTCCCCCAAGAAAACCCCTCCACAAAACTCCCCCCCACAAAAATCCCCACCGAAAAATGACGAACCCGAACCTCCCCCGGCGACCGCCGCCGCGCCTAGACGACGAAGTGCGAGGAACTCCAACGCAGAATCAACTAATGTACCTGTCGGTTCTCCATCAGAAGGAAAACCAGCCGAACCGGAGGCCAGCGAAGTGAGTGAGGCTAGAACTGCTGAACCAACAGCGGCCAGCTTTGTTGAAGTTGAGAACCAGTTGCAGAAAATGTTCGCTGGCATCGAAGAAGAAAATCCAACTGGAACGGAACAAGAGGAAATATCCACCTCGGAAAAAACGCAAACTGCAAAAGCGAGGAAGCGGAGAAAATCTGCTCCGACCAAAGGTGAAAGGAAAGCTTCCAAGCGAGCCAATAGGTCATCTACTGGTGATGAAGGTCCTAGACGAAAGGCTGCTAGGAAAAAGGTGGTGGAGAAAAAGAAGAAGGAAGTGGCCGTTCCTCAAGCGCCAGTCAAAGATGCGTATGATTCCGGCAGCAATGCGAGCTCCAGTCGATCGAGAGGGCCATACATACAGGTATAAatcactacccacattatatataattattttcttcacGCGATGTGTGAGCTCGCAAGTTTTGTGTACAAGCCCTtagtaaagacctggagaagaCGAACATCTAGTATCATATGATTTCAGATCGTCGGGCCGCGCGACTCACCCGTATCGGTATCAGTTGTGAACGCGACCACCGGCGCGACCGACGAGGAAAGGCGAACGGGTGACGAGTGGCGAAACGGCTTGCGTGCGCGAGGCCTGCACGCGAGCACCCTAGGGCTGCGCTACGACGCGTCCACGCCGGACGCCTCGTGGCTCTGCGCCTTTTGCGAGAAGGGGCCGCATTATGCTGGTCTGGGCGACCTGTTTGGACCCTACCAGCTCGATACCAACTGTGAGGAGTATAGGTCAGTCTTGATACTTTAGTATCTACATATtaagtacaatattattataccatactgtacaagcaattgcagccccgtgcattactggagcgagtcaaatccaagctttcatATCATTTACATATTAGTCTCATAGTCATCATagtcttccactgtataatattgtttataatagtagtataattgacgacctccctggcgcagtggtgagcgctgtggtcttattagtgggaggtcccgggttcgattcctggcaggggtttggaattttataatttctaaatttctggtctggtctggtgggaggcttcggccgtggctagttaccaccctaccggcaaagccgtgccaccaagcgatatagcgttccggtacgatgccgtgtagaaaccaaaggggtatgggtttaataaaaactgccataccccttccaggttagcccgctatcatcttagactgcatcatcacttaccatcaggtgagattgcagtcaagggctaacttgtatctaaataaataaataaatatgcttttttcaagagcatacttttaatagattttttaaaattgtgtaggcaagtctaaaattgtttgtgggattttattataaaatattacacccattcccacaaatgactttcgcacttTCGCGAAGCGTAGCGTAGGAGTTGCAAGTTTGCTCATTGCTCATTGCTCAGCTTACAACACCATTATTAATAGAACCTTTACCTTTACAGAACACTGGACGAAGCATCCAAACAACGATTCGCATCATCATCCGGCGGAGCAGAAGCTTGGTTCCACGAAGCGTGCGGAGTGTGGGCGCCGGGGCTGCTCGCGGCCGGCTCTCGAGTGTGGGGCCTCGCGAGCGCCGTCTACGGAGCCCGAACCGCGCGCTGCGGGGGCTGCGGCAAAGCCGGTGCAGCCCTAAGTTGCGCTACCCGGTCTTGTTGGGCCGCAACCCATATACCTTGCGCTACAACATGGACCTTGAAAGACGACTTCCGCGCCCTGTGTCCCAGACACGCCTAGCGATCGTGATAGTGATAAAGAGCTATATGTTACCCGTCAAACTAGTGATATGTGAATCTGCCACACTAGTGATATGTGAACGTGGAATCTGTCAAACTCGTGATATGTGAACGTTGAATCTGTCAAACTAGTGGTAATTTCCCAAAGGGAAACTGGTACATGATGTACATAGTATAGTACAGTTAAAATGTTGGGAAGGTGAACAGTTTGGTGTAGCCAAAAGCAATTTCGTTACCTGATTGTGTTATATGATGGTAACATGTAAAACatgatatatttttcttagctcACTTAAAACGTAAACAAGACAGCTCACAGAAATACTTAAGCAACAAGCTAATAATGAGTGTTTCCGTTGCTAACTCACAATGATACTGAGGTTGTTGTTTAGGCATATTTCTGAATTATCTgcaatttgtttattgtttaaagGTCATAGCACACATATCAACTCGGAAAGAGATTGTCACCGTATCAACTCGAGCCGTCCAGTTTTCTTTGTATGAAACTCCTTACTGCAACGCACACTAATCGAAATCGTACCGTAATCGCCTCGCCTCCGCGGTGCAGTGCGCGGTCCACTTGCAGTTCCCGCGCTTACGTCTCTTCGTCTACGATTGCCAGTGTGCGGCCGGCGAGCTGTAAGCGCGGCGTTGCCTGGCCGTAGCTAAGTCgacatacagtagccggcaggaaatattgtacatcaacctttagaaagggctttcggcttcgtagagcgttgcctctgtcactcatacttacgtgacgttttgtcggtttcaacgacagacatcgctctacgaaaccgctgtctctttctaaggttggatgtacaatattttctaccgCCCACTGTACCGGAGCTGCTGATCTGCTTTTACATTAGGTTGTAGCTCGATTTAGTAAAACCgtaaattgttgtgattggctgaatttgtgcgattcttgttgcagcaatgcataggagccaatagtgagcaagcgtcaaccaatcagaggtgattgcgatcgtgacataatagttgtcattctaccgcaatcgccaGCCATGTTGACGGAGATGGGAAAGGCGATACGGTGATCCCTTTCCGAGTTGACATGTGTACTGTCACCTTAAGTctgctaagaaaaatatattatgtagtagtcTGTCTTATATGAGTTTAGAATAGGAGACCCTGGTGTAATAACTATTGGGAACAATATGCCAGGAAGATGGATGTGATTGAAACTCTCAAGTGAGCAGAAGAATTTTGTTACCTGATCATGTTTAAGCAAGTTTTAATGTGCTAAGTTGACTTaatgtaaatgaaaaaaatatgaaacCACTCTAGATGGCTTTTCCTTgtacaaaatatgtatttttttccaatatcttttttttaaacacaatCAGATGAAATCACAGAAGAAACATTCAAATGTACACCTGTGCAATGAATAgatataatttttgttattcaatcatTTCTCTTTTTTATATGGCTTACGAATGTGTTGCTGTCTTGCTCACTCACAGGCTGGCTTTGAATCTGTGCAAGCATGACAATAGCACATTTGTAAGCTAGTGAAAAACTATAGGCAGATACACGTGTAATTTTTACtaacgtaagtagcttacgtgatTAACTTACGAAAAAATCATTAGTAGAGGAGTATGCCCATGGACAGTACTCTCACAAAGAAGCATTGtaccttaaattttttatttatttatcaaagctaaaatgaaaacataatttctcaataagtttcatgaatattaaaaaaatctgaaattgaCTGTTTTAAAAGCCTATAAAGACTTTTTTTACTGTCTTGCTGAACCTAATACCACAATATTGACTTTTTTATggttaatactagctgatacccgcgacttcgtctgcgtggaattaggttttttttaaaatcccgtgggaattcttttattttccgggattaaaagtagcctatgttactctgcaggtctttatctatacccatgcaaaaaatcacgtcaatccgttgcaccgttgcgacgtgattgaaggacaaaccaacaaacaaacacactttcacatttataataaggatactgatttCTGAAATGCGGAAACCGTTTTCGTTAAttttttctacaaatattctGATGATGTCATTGAACAGATAGAATTTTATTTGATGGTGATACAAAAATCTTGAAGACAGTAGGTACATTTGTTCATACTTGAATTAGCATTGTCTTTTGCTGTCAATTTATTgtcaaataagtaagtaaaacttacaggtgtaatcgcggcattagggctttttttttttctttaggaggaggaaaaatccctaatggacttctgtctatcgacagggtgtgtccgacagacagaagtccattagggatttttcctcctcctagagaaaaaaaaattagcagcATTAGGGCTATAACTTTACTGTGTCATTGCCTTAACTTTGAAAATTTGTCTAAGAACCAATCAAATGACTGAAATTGTTTCTACGGTTGTACCTCCATGAGTGAATATCTCTCTACATAGACTCTCGAGAAATCATGTTTCTCCTTGGTttggttttatttaaaattcaacGCTTAAAATAGTGCTTATGTGCATGTGatcatttttatcatcattGGTGAAAGTTGAATTGAATCTTGAAATCATTTTTACATCCAGTTGACCATAAACGATAGAATAATGTTAACCATAGTATTTATGCCTTTAACGAAGGCGTTATACAGTGTGATGTCGGTTTAACGATATCACACTCACATAGGGTGTTCTGATGCCAAAATGCCATGCTACTTGTTATAGTATACCCCATCCGAGATAATATATtcaaaattgtattaaaaattgCACTAAATTAAGATTCCATTAAGTGGAGGtagtaaatatataagtaaaatcACTTTTAATGACTTTGCATACAGTGATGTTTTCGTCGATAGAGAGTTATAGctataaaaaaacgggccgaattgagaaccacatTTTTGGAAATTGGTTGAAAATTTTGCAGTGTGCAAAGACAaaaacagccgtactcagagtcgcttaatcgttacttaagtttagttaaaacgagacggagctgtatccctcacataaatctgtctcgttttaactcgatcttaagtaacgattagcgactctgagtacggctgaaaGTCAACTTAGATGGGGCATATTATTTGGCTTAGTTAATTTCTGAAGAAAAAATCTTCGAAAAAAACCcgcaaataagtaggtatgtcataTTAGGTTGTAATATAGGAAAAAATGTAGATAAAACCCTGTTAAAGTATTAGAACTAATTTATTCATACCAATATTTTGATATAGATTAATAAAATCTTAACTACATAACTATTATGTTATATTGTACAGAGTATTTTACGTATAACTTTTAAACAATGTAGTAATTGTTGTACACTTTATAAAATATGGATTTGGAGTTTTGTATATAATAGGGAATAGATGTATATACCATATAACCGTTGGGGAGCATCAGAACACCAAACTTTAATTGTAACATAGTGACGGCGGTTTATTCTAGTAGAGGAACAGTATTTCGTACCATATAGCTAGTTAGCTGAGCGTAAATTTTGGGATAACTCACTGCAACCTATTGGCGAACATAATCACACTACAGACTAGTTTGAGGAATATGAAATTTCAGGTCTGGatatattcaattcaattcaattcaaataatttattcaaaataggtaataacttACAtgttttgatagtcggttgctGGATTTGTAAGAATtaaatagtggtgataataaagcTACgacggttccaaacgcgccccggTCTAAGAAGATGTATATTAAAAGTATTTCATTGGTTTTAGCTGTGGCGAAGCTGTggtgaagctgtggtagcctagtggttaggacatccgccttccaatcggaggtcgggggttcgatcccgggcacgcacctctaacttttcggaactatgtgcgtttttaagtaattaaaatatcacttgctttaacggtgaaggaaaacatcgcgaggaaacctgcctgcctgagagttttccataatgttctcaaaggtgtgtgaagtctgccaatccgcacttggccagcgtggtagactatggccaaaacccttctcactctgagaggagacccgtgctctgtagtgagccggcgatgggttgatcattggTTTTAACTATGGATACGAATATGAAATTGTTTTGGATATCCAACAGTTTCTTGATAGTTTTACAGCAATTTCAAAGAACTGTAGTTAGAAGAATTATTGTAAAAGAACAAAATCTGACTGTCAAAATAAAATGCAGGCGATACGAAATATAGTCGCTTGGCAAAAAAAAATCGTAACATTGCCATATCTAACATTATTCGATACATTAAGGGTGTAACCAGCGGCTCGATTGCGAAtcgcctgcatcaatcatttaaTGACTGCATTTTGCGTGCTCAgtcttaagattgagttaaaacgagacagatttatgtgagagataatatagctctgtctcgttttaactctgtcttaagtctaagcaaagtcagagtgcgctctatagatttcacccttagatTCTCAGCAGCTCAAATCTTCAGATGTCTTCTAATGTGTTATGAATATGTTTCCGCCTTTAGTGTGTGTTGCAGTGAAACCCATTTAAAAGTGTATCATACAAGccttataaagaaaaaaatctatGAAAAGAATCTGCATAAATAATGTAACTTGCATAATAAACATTTGTATGCAATATGTAAAATATATTGTCGCGGGCGATAAATAATAACCCTGGGCTATGTtcttttaggctgagatctatagagcgcactttgactttgctcagacttaatattgagttaaaacgagacagatttatgtgagagatgtagctctgtctcgttttaactctgtcttaagtgtAAGCTAAGtgagagtgcgctctatagatctcacccttattGATTCGCTTTTTAATATTATGCCCTGAAAATATTGTACACAATCCGTAAATAGTTATTTCTTCAAAAACAATTTGTAACTACAGTAAACAGCTAATTATGACAGAAAAACCGGTccggtgcgagtcagactcgcgcaccgagggttccgtactacagaggAAGAAAAACTGTAAGAATCACTTCtgctataaaaaaatgttttagaatgtataagtaaagccctttcatatgataccccacttagaacagtttatcttactttgaaactagaaaatactaaatctttgttcatgaacacattttttttattgtgatgtaaccataaattcacgcttttctgatttttcctttacttgtgctataagacccacctacctgccaaatttcatgtttctaggtcaatgggaagtactctataggttttcttgacagatacgcagacaaagtgatcctataagggttccttttttccttttgaggtacggaaccgtaaaaatggTAAAAATTGGCCCAAAAATGGGCAATAAAAGTTGCATCTTACTGATAAATATAGCAATAAAGAAAAGTTGCACGATATACAAGGCAACTTGCATAttatgtaagtcccgcaaattgctaatgcgcgtggccgccagcactagactgaagtgtcgagctgatggtatatttttatttcggctgacgtcaaaatgacgtcatttcgttgttaatgagacatggttctagcgcaatagcaatttgcgagacttacaTAGGCTATGAatccgctacctctttctaaaggtcgatgtatgtacattattttctgccgtgtactctAAATAATGTTTagttgttatcaagaaagaTGTCCTAGTTCTGCCGGTGTGAGTTGCGCCTAAGGTCTACAGTAAGATTGTTTTGTTGCCATTTTAAATTGGGGACTAGTCGTAATTACGTATTGATAAAATTGAACACTGTACAGTcagcaaacctagctttgttgctggcTGTACATGCTTGCAATATCAGAAATGTAACCCTGGGTATATACTGTgtggtaaaatataataattatttataccaTCCATTGCGTTTTTCGTGGTTCTTggatattttagattttttttctacttATTTCAAATTGTGATAATCTGTTAATCCACGCTATTCATGCTATTAAGTGATTTACTTtacattttttactttttgatgTATATTTTACTCGTTCTATAATTTATTCTATATCTCTTCAACTTCGTTTTTCAAATCATTGAGTTCACAAAAATGACGACTACTTATTGTAGTTGATACCAATGTTTAAATTGGATGAAACGGACGCTGGATTCTTAGAAACTGAATAAAAAGT is a window encoding:
- the LOC117987451 gene encoding uncharacterized protein CG5098-like isoform X1, encoding MSGGSQHNPNGRQSQLGSGWSPLQLQMANLMARAPAAHMASERGVTWHTPTPPPHLYHVPAPSPPAIDPLQGLLTLQAMKGGANSVFRHTATPPELYRHTPTPPDKHLMRHTPSPGDVKAGAALPPTELYPHLGPGRDKLMRPDDLLSYARGGVDLTVGGPRGANGSPAPMHPTPGAPALSVRDAPTINSLIARAAPHARPAHARVDALLERLSAAPAPSSPHSVIVHSRAAPTPSPPSSNEDSTDSCGAPPGSKRKRKPERTIRVPVPPPLTHPLAEAPKPATPPRVSPHTTQPPLENGDTTYETQNGPEKPPSPPPEPHARRKTRSGSAETIDDIAAMIASTTDHRDTAVDPTPAPEPEATVTVDKLKSVLASPEPEPRSPIPLKPENSPPQAEPKQESPKQNSPKKTPPQNSPPQKSPPKNDEPEPPPATAAAPRRRSARNSNAESTNVPVGSPSEGKPAEPEASEVSEARTAEPTAASFVEVENQLQKMFAGIEEENPTGTEQEEISTSEKTQTAKARKRRKSAPTKGERKASKRANRSSTGDEGPRRKAARKKVVEKKKKEVAVPQAPVKDAYDSGSNASSSRSRGPYIQIVGPRDSPVSVSVVNATTGATDEERRTGDEWRNGLRARGLHASTLGLRYDASTPDASWLCAFCEKGPHYAGLGDLFGPYQLDTNCEEYRTLDEASKQRFASSSGGAEAWFHEACGVWAPGLLAAGSRVWGLASAVYGARTARCGGCGKAGAALSCATRSCWAATHIPCATTWTLKDDFRALCPRHA
- the LOC117987451 gene encoding uncharacterized protein CG5098-like isoform X3; this translates as MSGGSQHNPNGRQSQLGSGWSPLQLQMANLMARAPAAHMASERGVTWHTPTPPPHLYHVPAPSPPAIDPLQAMKGGANSVFRHTATPPELYRHTPTPPDKHLMRHTPSPGDVKAGAALPPTELYPHLGPGRDKLMRPDDLLSYARGGVDLTVGGPRGANGSPAPMHPTPGAPALSVRDAPTINSLIARAAPHARPAHARVDALLERLSAAPAPSSPHSVIVHSRAAPTPSPPSSNEDSTDSCGAPPGSKRKRKPERTIRVPVPPPLTHPLAEAPKPATPPRVSPHTTQPPLENGDTTYETQNGPEKPPSPPPEPHARRKTRSGSAETIDDIAAMIASTTDHRDTAVDPTPAPEPEATVTVDKLKSVLASPEPEPRSPIPLKPENSPPQAEPKQESPKQNSPKKTPPQNSPPQKSPPKNDEPEPPPATAAAPRRRSARNSNAESTNVPVGSPSEGKPAEPEASEVSEARTAEPTAASFVEVENQLQKMFAGIEEENPTGTEQEEISTSEKTQTAKARKRRKSAPTKGERKASKRANRSSTGDEGPRRKAARKKVVEKKKKEVAVPQAPVKDAYDSGSNASSSRSRGPYIQIVGPRDSPVSVSVVNATTGATDEERRTGDEWRNGLRARGLHASTLGLRYDASTPDASWLCAFCEKGPHYAGLGDLFGPYQLDTNCEEYRTLDEASKQRFASSSGGAEAWFHEACGVWAPGLLAAGSRVWGLASAVYGARTARCGGCGKAGAALSCATRSCWAATHIPCATTWTLKDDFRALCPRHA